A stretch of DNA from Syntrophorhabdaceae bacterium:
AGGAGCTTATAATGCCGGCGTTAAAGGACGGCAAGGTCGTCCTTTGCGACAGGTTCGTAGACGCAAGCTATGCATACCAGGGTTACGGCAGGGGCATAGACCTGGGGATTATTGAAACACTGAACCGACTTGTTACAAAAGGGATCAGACCTAACCTGACCATCCTCCTTGATTGCCCTGTCAATAAGGGGTTGCAAAGAAAGGCCGCTTTTAATAATGTAATGGACAGATTCGAGAAAGAAGACATTGCCTTTCATCAAAGGATAAAAAACGCCTACCTGAAACTTTCCAGGGAAGAGCCGAAGAGGTTTCTTATCGTTGACGGCAAAAAACGCGTTGAAGACATAGAGATCCTTATAAGAAAAAATGTGGAGAACCTTCTGAAGAACTATGGGATTTGAAGAGATCATCGGTCATGAAAAACAGAAAAATCTCCTTTTGTCTTTTTTAAAACACGAAAGGATGCCCCATGCATTTTTATTCAGCGGTCAGGATGGCATCGGAAAGAAAAAA
This window harbors:
- the tmk gene encoding dTMP kinase; this translates as MLITFEGIEGSGKTTQIEFLYNHLKKEGYEVIKTREPGGTAFGEALRRIFLHENLNVLPLSELLVFMAMRAQHVEELIMPALKDGKVVLCDRFVDASYAYQGYGRGIDLGIIETLNRLVTKGIRPNLTILLDCPVNKGLQRKAAFNNVMDRFEKEDIAFHQRIKNAYLKLSREEPKRFLIVDGKKRVEDIEILIRKNVENLLKNYGI